Genomic window (Acidobacteriota bacterium):
TCGGCTGAACGGCTATACTCAAAGCATATGGACTGCATCGACACCAATATCGCCATGAAGTCTCCGGATGCCGCCAGCCAGCCGTGGCGTGTGATCGCGGCGGTAGCCGACTTGATGTTTACGGCCAAGATATTAGCGGCGGCGAAGCAGGCTGGTTGCCCTGTGCAGTTCATCCAGCACGAAGAAAAACTGATCAGCGCGGTGCCCGGCAGTTCGTGTCTGGTGATCGTCGATCTGAATCATCTGACGCTCGATGGTGTCCGCCTCATCTCACGCTTGAAGGCGGAGCCAGCCACGGCGAGCATTCCGGTGCTGGGCTATCTCTCCCACACGCAGATTGACCTCAAACGCGCCGCCGAGCAGGCCGGCTGCGATCTGGTGCTGCCGCGCTCCGTGTTTTCGCAAAACATCCACGAAATTCTCCGCCGCCAATCCTGCCACCTGTAAATGCATTGGTAATCGACGCCGTGGTAGCCACGGCACGATTTTTGTGCCGTGGGCTTTTCGTCCCGGCGTACACCCTCGCCAAATCCCACGGCACCAACTGCGTGCCGTGGCTACGCAGACACCGCACTTTGGAAGTGATCGAGGATGGCGCGCACCAGCGCGGGCACGGTGTGCTCGGCGGGCTCCATGGAGACGGCAAGGCCATGGTCGCGCAACGTCTGGCTGGTGATGGGGCCGATGGAGGCGATCTTCACACTGTCGAGATGCCGCCGCAGTTCGGCCTCGGGCAGCAGCTTGAAGAGATTATTCACGGCGGAGGAACTCGTGAACACCGCCAGCGTGGGCGCGTGCCGCTCGAAGATCACTTGAGCGCGCTGCGCCGAATCTTGCGGCAGCACTGAGCGATAGGCCTCCACCACATCCACACGTGCGCCGCGTGCGCGCAGTGCATCGGGCAGGACATCTCGCGCCACTCGCGCTCGGGGCATCAAAATGCGCTTGCCCTTCAATGGAACTCGTGCGAAGGACTTCACCACGCCCTCTGCGACATACTCGTTCGGCACCTTGTCCACCTGCAGATGAAGCGTGCGCAACTCGTCCGCCGTGGCCGGGCCGATGGCGCACAGCTTCGCTCCAGTCAGCGCGCGGATATCCTGCCCTGCCTGCGCCAGTCGCTTCATGAACTGGCGCACGCCATTGGCGCTGGTGAAGACGAGCCAATCGTACTGCTTGATTTTCTTGAGCGCGCCATCCAGCCCCGACCAATCTTCAGGGTCTTCTATGGCGATGGTGGGCAGTTCCAGAGTTTCGGCACCCAGGGCGCGCAGCGGTTGCACCAGCTCGGCTGCCTGATTTCGCGGCCGTGTAATCAGAATCCGCTGGCCGAACAGCGGCTGCTTCTCGAACCACTGCAGCGTCTCCCTCATGCGCACCACATCGCCGACAACGGTCAGCGCGGGAGGCTTCAATCCCGCCGCGTGAACTAGCTCGACGATGGTGGCCAGCGTGCCGGTGACTACCTGCTGCTCACCGCGCGTGCCCCAGCGAATCACGGCAACCGGTGTCGAAAACGAGCGGCCCGCGCGGATCAGATTTTCAGCGATCTGAGGAAGCGTCTTGACGCCCATGAAGAACACCAGCGTCGATGCCCCGTGCGCAATCTTCTCCCAATCAAGATGCGAGGCTTCTTCCTTCTCCGGGTCTTCGTGCCCGGTGAGGAAAAGTACGCTGGAGGCCAGTTGGCGATGCGTGAGCGGTATACCCGCATAGGCCGGCACGGCGTAGCCCGCGCTCACGCCGGGAACAATCTCGAAGGGGATGCCCGCGCGAGCCACGAACTCAGCCTCTTCCCCGCCGCGACCAAAGATAAACGGGTCGCCCCCTTTCATCCGGCACACGACTTTGCCTTCGCGAGCCTTGGTCACCAGAAGCGAGTTGATCTCCGCCTGCTTCATGCGGTCATCGGCGTGCATGCCGACGTAGATGACCTCGGCATCGGGACGCGCCCACAGCAGCAGCTCTGGATTAGCCAGATAATCGTGGATGATGACGTCGGCGCGGCACAAGATTTCGTGACCCTTGAGCGTCAGCAGACCGGGATCTCCCGGCCCCGCTCCAACCAGATACACCTTTGCCGCCAGAGACACCTTCGCCGCCAGGTGCACCTTCGCCGGTGGATACATCTTCGCCGGTAGTCTCGCTGCATCACGCTTCATAGTGCGATCTTACAACGAAGGTTTACTGAATTGTAATTGGGGTTAGAGCTTTGCCGCGTCTGATCCAGCGACTTCAATCCGACCTGGCAGAACTGTGAGGCTGTCAATGGAGTATGGCAGGGAAAACGGCTCATCCAGTTTAACGCTGGGAAAGCGCGGCGTCATGAAAATGCTCATCAATGCATCGATCAAAATCTGTGGCACGGGATAGCCATTCAAGGTAACCGCTTCGAGCTTGAACTCACCCTGCCCATTGGTGCCGGAGAGCTGGCCTTCCACCCGGAGAGCGTGCTGCCCGAACAGCAGGTATTGCCATACCAGCGGGACGGGCGTCGGCGCAGACTGTTTCAGCAAATCAAAGTCCAGTTGCGCGGTCCCTAAGACACGGCCGCTCTGAAACTCCACTTCGACGGCGGAGACCCCATTCGGGTATGCACCGGCCAGGTCCAGCGCGAGTAAAGAGTTTGATTCCTGTTGAGACACATGGATGCGATCAGGAGAGACCGTCATCGATTCTATATTTCCCGGAATCCCCGGCTTTTGAAACGCTCCGCCCTGAATGCTCTTCAGCTTAGCGCGAGCAGAGTTGGCAGCCTCACGCGTTACACCATCGGCCGCCATCAGCGCCGGAACATACAGGGCCAGCAGCATCGCAGCTTGCAGAATCCGGAGCAGCCGCAGGAGGGGAGCCGGCCTTGCGGGCGGTGTGCCCTGACCATCATAAGCAAGCCGGCGGTTCATATCGTGAGTCATCATGTCATTCACCTCAGTGGTTCAGCAGGCTAGGGCGAATTACCTAACGGGTTTGTAGCGATGCATTGCGATTCACTGGAATGGCCTCGACCAGCCGGAGATCGGAGAGTGCCCCGACCCACTGCTGCGCCAGCCCCTCTTTCCGGCCCTCGCTCAAACTCTCGACCGTAAGATTGACG
Coding sequences:
- a CDS encoding response regulator; this translates as MDCIDTNIAMKSPDAASQPWRVIAAVADLMFTAKILAAAKQAGCPVQFIQHEEKLISAVPGSSCLVIVDLNHLTLDGVRLISRLKAEPATASIPVLGYLSHTQIDLKRAAEQAGCDLVLPRSVFSQNIHEILRRQSCHL
- the cobA gene encoding uroporphyrinogen-III C-methyltransferase; the protein is MYPPAKVHLAAKVSLAAKVYLVGAGPGDPGLLTLKGHEILCRADVIIHDYLANPELLLWARPDAEVIYVGMHADDRMKQAEINSLLVTKAREGKVVCRMKGGDPFIFGRGGEEAEFVARAGIPFEIVPGVSAGYAVPAYAGIPLTHRQLASSVLFLTGHEDPEKEEASHLDWEKIAHGASTLVFFMGVKTLPQIAENLIRAGRSFSTPVAVIRWGTRGEQQVVTGTLATIVELVHAAGLKPPALTVVGDVVRMRETLQWFEKQPLFGQRILITRPRNQAAELVQPLRALGAETLELPTIAIEDPEDWSGLDGALKKIKQYDWLVFTSANGVRQFMKRLAQAGQDIRALTGAKLCAIGPATADELRTLHLQVDKVPNEYVAEGVVKSFARVPLKGKRILMPRARVARDVLPDALRARGARVDVVEAYRSVLPQDSAQRAQVIFERHAPTLAVFTSSSAVNNLFKLLPEAELRRHLDSVKIASIGPITSQTLRDHGLAVSMEPAEHTVPALVRAILDHFQSAVSA